The genome window CCTCAAAAGGAAGAAGAAACGAAACAAGAGGTTCAAGAAGTTCCGGACGTAGAGGAAATCACAATAGATGACTTTATGAAGGTAGATTTACGTGTAGCACAAGTGCTGGAAGCTGAACCTGTGAAAAAAGCAGACAAGTTATTGAAGTTACAATTGGATCTTGGTTATGAGAAAAGACAAGTAGTTTCTGGAATTGCTAAATATTATTCTCCTGAAGACTTGGTAGGACGAAAGGTTATTTGTGTAACAAATTTAAAACCAGTTAAATTAAGAGGCGAACTTTCTCAAGGAATGATTTTAGCTGGAAGTCATGACGGCGAATTGTCTCTTGCGACAATCGCAGAGGCTTTACCACTTGGAGCAAAAGTAAAATAAAATGATAGGAAAAACATGGAGATGTTTTAATTGGGGAAATCGCCAAGATCTTTAATGGGAATGGGCGAGAAAACTCCATATTTTAATCATCTCTATGTTTTTTCTTCTTTCATTAAGACTGTGGTGGCAAGGATAGAACGGTCTGAGAAAATAAAGTGTAAATATATTTAACAGATGGAGGGATGTTTATCATGTTATTTGATACACATACACATATTAATGCAAATGAGTTTCAAGATGATATAGAAGAAGTGATACAACGAGCACTCGATGTAGGAATGGAAAAAATGGTAGTGGTTGGGTTTGATAGACCTACTATTACAAAGGCGATGGAGCTTATTGAGCAGTATGATTTTGTTTACGCAAGCATAGGGTGGCATCCTGTAGATGCTATCGATATGGTAGATGAAGATTTGGTTTGGATTGAAGAATTGGCAAAGCATCCAAAAGTCATTGCAATAGGAGAAATGGGACTAGATTATCATTGGGATAAATCGCCAAAAGATATTCAAAAAGAAGTGTTTAGAAAGCAAATTCAATTAGCAAAAAAAGTAAAACTTCCGATAATTATTCATAATCGTGAAGCGACTGCTGATATTGTTGAAATCTTAAAAGAAGAGGATGCAAAAGAGGTAGGCGGGATTATGCATTGTTATGGAGGAAGTGTAGAAACTGCGCTTGAATGTATAAATATGAATTTTTATATTTCGCTTGGTGGAACGGTTACTTTTAAAAATGCACGAAAGCCAAAGGAAGTTGCAGAAGCCATTTCGTTAGATCATTTATTAATCGAAACGGACTGCCCATATTTAGCACCGACCCCTTTTAGAGGAAAACGCAATGAACCTAGTTATGTAAAACTAGTAGCAGAAGAGATTGCTGCTATAAAAGGGATTTCCTACGAAGAGGTGGCGTCAAAAACAACAGAAAACGCAAAAAAATTATTCGGCATAAACTGATAAAGATTTTTGTCGAATGAAGAAAGAGCTTGTCCGAACTTCCTCTTATTTTTAATCGTTCTACATTGCTTCCTTTTCTCATAGACTAATTATGTCGAGATTTCTTTCTTTCCTTTCGCTTGTTTTTTTTGCATAATAGGATATACGTTCAAAGATTCTAAAGGGTTGACAGCGGACATGATACTCTATATAATCACTCCGAGAGAAAAGGAGGCGTTTTTCATCGTAATCAAAAACATGAAAAACCTGTTTTCAAAATCTTTGAGCAAGAAGAAAGTGTCTATCTTTTTAGCTAGTTTCATCGTTTTTGCGAGTAGTATTGGATTTATAATTTATGAAACTACTAAAAGTACTGTGGCACTAACGCTAAATGGTAAAGAACAAATCATCGAGACGCACTCATCTACTATACAACAAATATTTGATGATTTAGATATTACCGTCGGTTCAAAAGATTATGTGTTTCCCTCGTTAAACACAAAGGTGACAGATAACCTAGAAGTTGTCTGGAAAAAAGCTAAACAGGTTGAATTGCAAAAAGACGACGAGAAGAAAACGGTTTGGACAACAGTAGATACTGTTAAGGAGTTTTTAGAAGAACAAAAAATTTCTTTGAACGAGCACGACCAGATCAATCAGAAAGAAAATAACCCTATAGAACATAAAATGGACGTTGTCGTACATACAGCATTTCCAGTAACGCTAGTAGACGCAGGAAAGAAAAAGCAAGTATGGTCCACTTCGACTACGGTCGCTGACTTTTTAACACAACAGGAGATCTCACTTGATAAATTAGACCGAGTTGAACCAGCTCTAAAGGAAAAAGTGAAAGAAGAAGCTATTGTTAATATAACAAGAATAGAAAAGGTCACCGATGTAGTGGAACAACCGATTAATTTTGCCGTAATCACCCAAAAGGACGATGATCTTCCACACGGAACAGAAAAAGTACTTAAAGAGGGAACTGAAGGAGTGGTCTCTAAAAAGTATGAAGTGACGAAGGAAAATGGCAAAGAGATTTCCCGAAAATTGCTAAGTGAAACAACAGTAAAAGAAAAGCAGGATAAAATTGTCTCTGTTGGAACAAAAGACGAAGTCATTCAACTTGCATCCCGTGGTGAAGAACGTGGGCAAGAAGTGTTCGTCAATTCAACAGCATATACTGCTAGCTGTAATGGATGTTCTGGCCGAACGGCTACTGGAATTGATCTGAAAGCTAATCCTAATGCAAAAGTAATTGCTGTCGACCCAAGTTTTATCCCATTAGGAACAAAAGTTTATGTGGAAGGCTATGGCTACGCTGTTGCTGCCGATACTGGCGGAAGTGTAAAAGGGCAGAAAATTGATGTTTTCTTTTCCACAAAAGCCGAAGCTTACCGTTGGGGTAACAGGCAAGTTAAGATAAAAATAATTAATTAGGTAAAATAGAAATCTCGACAATTTATCATCCAATATCAGATGATAGAAAGTTAGCTAATTTGGCAGAGGGAGCATCTCCTCTGTCCTTTTTTATGTTTCATCACTTGTTAATTAAATTGCAATGAATCAGCCATTTGTTTAAACATAAATATTAGCTATAATGATAATAATTAAAACATTTCTTTCTCTCTGTATATATAGACGATTCATGTTACAATTATGTTTCATTTTTTTTTCAAATTTTAAATATTTTTTTGGAGGTTCCATGAAGATTAAAGAAATAATAGTAGTGGAAGGTCGAGATGATACTACCGCTATTAAGCGAGCGGTAGATGCAGATACAATTGAAACAAACGGTTCAGCTATTAATCAAGAGACATTGGATAAAATAAAGCTAGCCCAAAAAACAAGAGGAGTTATTGTTTTGACAGATCCAGACTATCCAGGTCAAAAAATTCGTCATACAATTGAAATGCATGTTCCTGAATGCAAGCATGCCTTTATTCCGAAGGAGCTTGCTATCCATAAGCATGGTAAAGGTGTTGGGGTGGAACATGCATCAGTAGAAGTAATTAGAGAAGCATTAAAAGAAGCACATCTGATGCAAGAAACAATAAAGGAAGAAATTACAAAGGAAGATTTAATTGATGCGGGCTTAATTGGCGGTGCTGATTCTAAGGAGCGAAGAGAACAGTTAGGTAAGCTGCTTAAAATTGGGTATACAAATGGAAAACAGCTCTATAAACGATTATTGATGTTTCATATTACAAAGGCAGAGTTTGCACAAGCGATTAAGGAAATACGCCAGGAGGATAAGCATGTATAAAGATATAGCAACACCCGCAAGGACAAGAGCAATACTAGATAAATATGGTTTTTCCTTTAAGAAAAGCTTAGGACAGAACTTTTTAATTGATACAAACATTTTGAGAAATATTGTGGATCATGCGCAGTTAACAGAAGATTCAGGTGCAATTGAGGTTGGCCCTGGAATTGGCGCATTAACAGAACAATTAGCAAAGCGGAGCAAAAAGGTTGTAGCGTATGAGATTGATCAACGTCTATTACCGATTTTAAAAGAGACACTTGAACCATATCCTCACGCAAAAATTATCCACCAGGATATTTTAAAGGCAAATGTTAAGGAAATGTTAGACACAGAGTTTAAAGATATCAAGGATATTATGCTTGTTGCTAATTTACCTTATTATGTTACAACGCCGATTATTATGAAGATACTAGAAGAAAAGTTACCTTTAAGAGGCATTGTGGTAATGCTACAAAAAGAAGTGGCAGAACGAATTTCAGCGAAGCCAGGAACGAAGGAATATGGTTCTCTTTCAATTGCCATTCAGTATTATACAAAACCAGAAGTGGTTATGATTGTACCAAAAACTGTTTTTGTCCCTCAACCAAATGTGGATTCAGCTGTTATTCGTCTTACGATTAGAGAAACACCGTCTGTTGTAGTGAAAAATGAAGCATTTTTCTTTCAAATAACAAGAGCCAGCTTTGCACAAAGAAGAAAAACGATTCTCAATAACTTATCGAGCCAATTAGAGGGTGGAAAAGAAAAGAAGGCAGAAATCATAGAAGCGCTGGAACAAGCGGAAATTGAGCCTTCTAGACGCGGAGAATCATTATCTATTGAAGAGTTCGCGAAGCTCAGTGACATACTTTATGAAACGTTTGGAAAATAATGATGATAAATAGGTGTACAGATTAATTGCTTTTCCTAAAAAATATCAAGGAAGAGGAAGCTTTCTGTGCACCTTTTTATATGATGTTTTATTTGGTAAAGGTTGTTGTTAGAAAGGGGAGCAGCCGATGTTCTCATTCTTCTTTTTCGAATTGCTCACAACTTTATAGACGTATGCATAATTTATCAGAGATAGATATTGAATAATAATATCCACTCAGGAGAAACAAGTTTGGGTTAATTGGAGTGACAAGAGTGACTATAAATATCATGGATATCGTCGGTAGAGAGTCTTATCAATGTGATTTATTGTTTCGAATAATTGACACGAAAGAGGTAAATGGCCAAAAAATTGCCATTCTTTATGGAGAAGATTTTCGCTTGATTGCAGATGCTCCATATGAGGATTTAGTATTAATTAATCAACCGATGCAACGAAAAATTTCCCAAAAGGTTCAGTTAATGGAGGAACAATCTCTCCAATTATTTCGACAAGATGTGAATCTTTTGCGAAGAAAGCAGGAGTATCAAGTAACAGAAGCTTATAGCAAGCCTTCTAACTATTTTCAATTACCGGGTAAAGTACTCCATATTGATGGAGATCCCAACTATTTGAAAAAGTGTCTCACTTTATACGAAAAAATTGGGATACCCGTCAATGGAGTGCACTGCAATGAAAAAGAGATGCCAAGTAAAATAGGCAGTCTTTTGGATTACTATCGCCCTGATATACTGGTTATAACAGGTCATGATGCTTATTCTAAAGCACTAGGAGACAAAAGTGATATTAATGCATACCGACACTCTAAATACTTTGTACAGACCGTCAGAGAGGCGAGAAAGAAGCTTCCTAATCTGGATCAGTTAGTTATTTTTGCTGGTGCTTGTCAATCCCACTTTGAATCCCTTATTTATGCAGGAGCTAATTTTGCAAGTTCCCCCTCAAGAGTAAATATTCATGCCCTTGATCCAGTTTATATCGTTGCCAAGATAAGCTTTACACCTTTTATGGAAAGGGTAAACGTTTGGGATGTTTTAAGGAATACATTAACGGGTGAAAAGGGACTAGGTGGAATTGAAACAAAGGGAGTACTGCGAACAGGCATGCCATATCATGTAGATTCGGCGGAAGAGGTGTAACAAAGACAGAAGCATTTAAATATTACACACAGGATAAGGTATGCTTTTACCCTTTAATAAATGGTGGGCTATCTGGATTCTGTGTGTTTTTAGCTAGAAGATGCTTTATTTCCTTTGAAAGATATAAGTAGTTGAAAAAAATTGAAATTTTCTACATATTTATGCTCACTTTGTGCAAACTATCTTTGTTGAAAAATTGGAGAAAAATAAGAATAAAAAATATTGACAACTTCTAAAAAAGACTGTTATAATTTATGTTTTTATTTGACTCTGTTGTGTCAGTATGATATACTTTACACAGTGAGGTGGACCGAATGGCAAAAACATTATCAGATATAAAAAAAGCTCTTGATTCAAATTTAGGAAAAAGACTTATGCTGAAGGCAAATGGCGGTCGTCGGAAGACAATTGAACGTTCAGGAGTATTAGCAGAGACTTATCCATCTGTGTTTGTAGTGGAGTTAGATCAGGATGAAAATGCATTTGAACGTGTATCATACAGCTATGCAGATGTTTTAACAGAAACGGTTCAAATTACCTTCTTCGAGGATACATCAGGACAAATTGCTTTAAGCTAACTATTATTGCTTGAAAGCATTAAGCGGCAGTGAACAATTTGTTTGCTGCTTTTTTCATGGAGAAAAATAATGATTTGCAAATAAAGATGATTGCAGATGTATAAATAAGCATATGTTTTGGCAACAAATAGATAACATGAAAAACTAGTGATGGATACATACTAAGCTTACCGTGGGTGATGAAAGGAGAGATTCACTTTGGGTAGACGAAAAGGAATTATGTCTGAAGGATTGAAGGAAGAATTAGCAAAAGAGCTTGGTTTCTATGATGTAGTCCAGAAAGAGGGCTGGGGCGGTATTCGTGCAAGAGACGCAGGGAATATGGTCAAAAGGGCAATAGAAATAGCAGAGCAAAGTCTTCTTACTCAAAATAAAGAGTAATGTGTAACTTCGAAATTCACTTTACGTCCATCTTATTTGTACGATAATCAAATTGGATTTACCCACGGCAATTTATAGAATCTATCATTAGCGTATATCTATATTATCGATTAAATAGTATAGATATAAGGAGTTAATGATAGATTCTTTTTTTATTCAAGGATGATGGGGAGTAAGAGCTCACCTCAATTGTTGATAAATTATAGGAAAACACAATCTCAATTGTATGTAAGAGAATAATTTGTGGTAAAATCACTATATCTATATAGAAGATTAGATGAGCATAAAGCTTGTTAGGCACGGAATAAGGGTAAGATAAAGTTCGTCTAGCCTACTATTATTATCTCCTTTAAGGAAAATCCTCTTTCGTTAGTTGGAGAAAAAAGTAAATGATGAAATTGTTAAGTGGGTGGAAATATTGAAGCTTTTGGTGAAAGCGCCAGCTAAAATCAATTTGTCATTAGATGTGCTTCATAAGAGACCAGATGGGTATCATGAAGTAGAAATGATTATGACGACAATTGATTTAGCAGATAGAATTGAGCTAGCATTGTTAGATAACGATGTAATAAAAATAGTTTCTCTTAATAGGTTTGTTCCTGATGACCAAAGAAATCTTGCTTATCAGGCAGCAAGTATATTAAAGGAAAAGTTTGATGTGAAAAAAGGCGTAGAAATTAAAATTGAGAAACATATTCCTGTTGCAGCAGGTCTTGCTGGAGGAAGCAGCGATGCAGCGGCAGTATTACGCGGTTTAAATAAGTTATGGGATTTAGGATTAACATTAGATGAATTAGCTGTCATTGGAGCTGAAATTGGGTCTGATGTGTCTTTTTGCGTCTATGGGGGCACTGCCCTTGCAACTGGAAGAGGGGAAATCATTAAGGAGTTGCCTGCGCCACCAGTGTGCTGGGTTATTTTAGCAAAACCATTTATTGGTGTATCAACAGCTGATATTTATAAAAGACTAGATATTGAGACAATTGAGCATCCCAATACGGAGAAAATGATTGAGTCCATTTCAGCGAAAGATTATGATCTTATGTGTAATAGCGTTGGGAATGTGTTAGAGAATGTTACTCTATCCTTATACCCAGAGGTTGCTCAAATTAAAGAACAAATTTGCAAATTTGGTGCAGATGCTGTTCTTATGAGCGGAAGTGGACCCACTGTTTTTGGATTGATTCAACATGATTCAAGGATGAATCGGGTTTACAATGGTTTGAGAGGATTTTGTGATCAAGTATTTGCGGTTCGAATGATTGGGCAACGACATACTCTTGATTAAATCCGTATAATAATGTAAAATTGTCTTTAAATATTCGGATTTTGGGGGTTCAGTTATGAAATTTCGTCGTAGTGAGCGTTTAATAGACATGACGAATTACTTGCTGGAGCATCCTAGGCAGTTAGTATCTCTTTCTTACTTTGCAGAAAAGTACGGTGCAGCCAAGTCTTCAATCAGTGAAGATTTGGCTATTGTTAAAGAAACATTTGAGCAAAGAGGAATAGGGACTTTACATACATTGCCAGGAGCAGCCGGTGGAGTAAAGTATCAAGTAAAAGTCAGTGATGAAGCAGCGAAACCATTTGTTGAGGAGCTTTGTGATTTGATAAAAAGTCCAGAAAGGCTTTTGCCCGGCGGATATCTATATATGAATGATATTCTGGGAAATACGACTATCATGCAAAAAGTGGGAAGGCTGTTTGCCTCTGCTTTTGCTGATACGGATATTGATGTGGTCATGACAGTTGC of Niallia circulans contains these proteins:
- a CDS encoding G5 and 3D domain-containing protein, which gives rise to MKNLFSKSLSKKKVSIFLASFIVFASSIGFIIYETTKSTVALTLNGKEQIIETHSSTIQQIFDDLDITVGSKDYVFPSLNTKVTDNLEVVWKKAKQVELQKDDEKKTVWTTVDTVKEFLEEQKISLNEHDQINQKENNPIEHKMDVVVHTAFPVTLVDAGKKKQVWSTSTTVADFLTQQEISLDKLDRVEPALKEKVKEEAIVNITRIEKVTDVVEQPINFAVITQKDDDLPHGTEKVLKEGTEGVVSKKYEVTKENGKEISRKLLSETTVKEKQDKIVSVGTKDEVIQLASRGEERGQEVFVNSTAYTASCNGCSGRTATGIDLKANPNAKVIAVDPSFIPLGTKVYVEGYGYAVAADTGGSVKGQKIDVFFSTKAEAYRWGNRQVKIKIIN
- a CDS encoding TatD family hydrolase, which produces MLFDTHTHINANEFQDDIEEVIQRALDVGMEKMVVVGFDRPTITKAMELIEQYDFVYASIGWHPVDAIDMVDEDLVWIEELAKHPKVIAIGEMGLDYHWDKSPKDIQKEVFRKQIQLAKKVKLPIIIHNREATADIVEILKEEDAKEVGGIMHCYGGSVETALECINMNFYISLGGTVTFKNARKPKEVAEAISLDHLLIETDCPYLAPTPFRGKRNEPSYVKLVAEEIAAIKGISYEEVASKTTENAKKLFGIN
- the rnmV gene encoding ribonuclease M5, with the translated sequence MKIKEIIVVEGRDDTTAIKRAVDADTIETNGSAINQETLDKIKLAQKTRGVIVLTDPDYPGQKIRHTIEMHVPECKHAFIPKELAIHKHGKGVGVEHASVEVIREALKEAHLMQETIKEEITKEDLIDAGLIGGADSKERREQLGKLLKIGYTNGKQLYKRLLMFHITKAEFAQAIKEIRQEDKHV
- the purR gene encoding pur operon repressor; the protein is MKFRRSERLIDMTNYLLEHPRQLVSLSYFAEKYGAAKSSISEDLAIVKETFEQRGIGTLHTLPGAAGGVKYQVKVSDEAAKPFVEELCDLIKSPERLLPGGYLYMNDILGNTTIMQKVGRLFASAFADTDIDVVMTVATKGIPLAYAVGTYLNVPVVMVRRDSKVTEGSTVSINYVSGSTKRIQTMLLSKRSLEDGSKVLIVDDFMKAGGTINGMISLLEEFNASVAGIAVLVEAEEAEERLVDDYLSLVKLSGVDVKEKKISVENGNYFDKK
- the rsmA gene encoding 16S rRNA (adenine(1518)-N(6)/adenine(1519)-N(6))-dimethyltransferase RsmA, with protein sequence MYKDIATPARTRAILDKYGFSFKKSLGQNFLIDTNILRNIVDHAQLTEDSGAIEVGPGIGALTEQLAKRSKKVVAYEIDQRLLPILKETLEPYPHAKIIHQDILKANVKEMLDTEFKDIKDIMLVANLPYYVTTPIIMKILEEKLPLRGIVVMLQKEVAERISAKPGTKEYGSLSIAIQYYTKPEVVMIVPKTVFVPQPNVDSAVIRLTIRETPSVVVKNEAFFFQITRASFAQRRKTILNNLSSQLEGGKEKKAEIIEALEQAEIEPSRRGESLSIEEFAKLSDILYETFGK
- the ispE gene encoding 4-(cytidine 5'-diphospho)-2-C-methyl-D-erythritol kinase; protein product: MKLLVKAPAKINLSLDVLHKRPDGYHEVEMIMTTIDLADRIELALLDNDVIKIVSLNRFVPDDQRNLAYQAASILKEKFDVKKGVEIKIEKHIPVAAGLAGGSSDAAAVLRGLNKLWDLGLTLDELAVIGAEIGSDVSFCVYGGTALATGRGEIIKELPAPPVCWVILAKPFIGVSTADIYKRLDIETIEHPNTEKMIESISAKDYDLMCNSVGNVLENVTLSLYPEVAQIKEQICKFGADAVLMSGSGPTVFGLIQHDSRMNRVYNGLRGFCDQVFAVRMIGQRHTLD
- the veg gene encoding biofilm formation stimulator Veg, with translation MAKTLSDIKKALDSNLGKRLMLKANGGRRKTIERSGVLAETYPSVFVVELDQDENAFERVSYSYADVLTETVQITFFEDTSGQIALS
- a CDS encoding small, acid-soluble spore protein, alpha/beta type, which gives rise to MGRRKGIMSEGLKEELAKELGFYDVVQKEGWGGIRARDAGNMVKRAIEIAEQSLLTQNKE
- the yabG gene encoding sporulation peptidase YabG, with protein sequence MTINIMDIVGRESYQCDLLFRIIDTKEVNGQKIAILYGEDFRLIADAPYEDLVLINQPMQRKISQKVQLMEEQSLQLFRQDVNLLRRKQEYQVTEAYSKPSNYFQLPGKVLHIDGDPNYLKKCLTLYEKIGIPVNGVHCNEKEMPSKIGSLLDYYRPDILVITGHDAYSKALGDKSDINAYRHSKYFVQTVREARKKLPNLDQLVIFAGACQSHFESLIYAGANFASSPSRVNIHALDPVYIVAKISFTPFMERVNVWDVLRNTLTGEKGLGGIETKGVLRTGMPYHVDSAEEV